From a single Cydia amplana chromosome 10, ilCydAmpl1.1, whole genome shotgun sequence genomic region:
- the LOC134651601 gene encoding solute carrier family 22 member 3-like, which translates to MAEDKRMNLDRILVEEVGQWGRFQFKAVVLCALVAIMGGLQCYVYLFTVLKVKTRCLVPECDDSTPQFSPPWLLNAVPSAGHSFDNCHRFPARIWNTSDSCPADWFIRNSSVRCEEYVYEHKNSAYYEFSLACDEWLPTLVGSVRTVGYMICLPIMGLVTDRWGRRLALSLSAFYVACVGSSTYFARSYISYITLSFAEQLLGAWVFPCSYVLAVEYVGPKYRMFTGASISTSLAVGEILLGFIAWLQPYWRHLILILYVPEFIFIIYIWIAPESVRWLMSKGRYDEALKILKKVAEVNGKTLSEKTLKEFSEVKVETKEIASEPWLVCLIFKHKAVLLRCLITPIWWLTSILMYYGLTIASVGISGNKYLNYTTSVAVQVPGYWAAVLLMDRIGRKALVSTGFLISGACQIAFIFIPEGNYWLSLSVYLIGKMFIAGVTTSLYVYTAELYPTRHRTSLLAFSSMIGRVGGILAPLMPGLAAVVWVHLPFLVFGVLALVSGLLVLLAPETLGAPLPDSMDEAAELGTTSQFTLCRSRKKSYNVN; encoded by the exons ATGCCTCGTCCCTGAATGTGATGACTCCACCCCCCAGTTCTCCCCACCATGGCTCCTGAACGCGGTGCCGTCGGCAGGGCACTCCTTCGACAACTGCCATCGTTTCCCAGCCAGGATATGGAATACCTCTGACTCTTGTCCTGCTGACTGGTTCATTAGGAACTCGTCGGTGAGATGCGAGGAGTATGTTTATGAGCATAAAAACTCGGCTTATTATGAG TTCAGCCTGGCTTGCGATGAATGGCTTCCAACCCTGGTCGGCTCCGTGCGAACTGTTGGCTACATGATCTGCCTGCCCATCATGGGGCTCGTGACTGACCGCTGGGGCCGAAGACTGGCGTTATCCCTTTCAGCCTTCTATGTAGCTTGTGTTGGGTCTTCGACGTATTTCGCTCGATCGTATATCAGCTATATAACGCTGTCATTTGCTGAGCAGCTGCTGGGAGCGTGGGTGTTTCCGTGTTCTTATGTTTTAG CTGTGGAATACGTGGGGCCTAAATACCGAATGTTCACTGGTGCTTCTATCAGCACAAGTCTCGCCGTCGGAGAAATCCTCCTAGGCTTCATAGCCTGGCTGCAACCTTATTGGAGACATCTGATTCTCATACTCTACGTGCCTGAATTCATCTTCATCATCTACATCTGGATCGCACCAGAATCTGTTCGGTGGTTGATGAGCAAAGGCCGCTATGACGAAGCTTTGAAAATCTTGAAAAAAGTAGCTGAAGTTAATGGAAAAACTTTATCAGAGAAAACTTTAAAAGAATTCTCAGAAGTCAAGGTTGAGACTAAAGAAATAGCTTCCGAGCCTTGGTTAGTGTGTTTGATTTTCAAACATAAGGCGGTTTTACTGCGATGCTTGATAACCCCAATATGGTGGTTAACGTCCATTTTAATGTACTACGGGCTAACGATAGCATCCGTAGGGATATCAGGTAATAAGTACCTGAACTACACGACATCGGTGGCCGTCCAGGTGCCGGGCTATTGGGCCGCGGTGCTGCTAATGGACAGGATTGGGAGGAAAGCTCTGGTGTCAACAGGATTTTTGATAAGTGGAGCTTGTCAGATTGCGTTTATATTTATTCCGGAAG GGAATTATTGGCTATCCCTCTCAGTGTACCTGATTGGTAAGATGTTCATCGCCGGCGTAACGACGTCTCTTTACGTGTACACCGCGGAATTGTACCCCACGAGGCACAGGACCAGTCTGCTGGCGTTCTCTTCAATGATAGGAAGAGTTGGGGGGATCTTGGCTCCTTTGATGCCTGGATTA GCAGCAGTGGTGTGGGTGCACCTGCCGTTCCTGGTGTTCGGCGTGCTGGCGCTGGTGTCCGGCCTGCTGGTGCTGCTGGCGCCGGAGACCCTCGGCGCACCCCTGCCCGACTCCATGGACGAGGCTGCGGAACTTGGCACGACCAGCCAGTTCACTCTGTGTAGGAGTAGGAAAAAATCTTATAATGTTAATTGA